The Salvia miltiorrhiza cultivar Shanhuang (shh) chromosome 1, IMPLAD_Smil_shh, whole genome shotgun sequence genome has a window encoding:
- the LOC130999022 gene encoding uncharacterized protein LOC130999022 translates to MGFNKVYKSLQEIFPQIDARALRAVAIEHSKDADAAVEAVLVEIIPFFSERSRPSTPSTGSIAVGEPSGGAIATVQTADCTSMNGAAGSTNAQNGYIANVGYQQSFRDVNDGHMENLSDTNVGHREGEGVLAELTLSGSIHDNNIQLKTDIFSHDEVVHLTNKDGANALQIEASVEPKTDNTTSDSSIKLASDDACHTVGTSQGKDAGSIQDVNILGDGSNSRCLETEFDKPTNNECDQGKPYGDDKICAIGPVSFIVHDLTVSLPEKPGNNSEVLDVKLPCNSDTKMESASNIVDSDYESTLNGSMSQSSQIHMIDALANIIADARNNKKMLFSAMDSAISLMREVELKEKAAEQAKVEAAMGRTDILIKSEELKQMVKLAEETNSMHAGEVYGEKAILATELRELQSRALSLSVERDKYLAVLDEMQQTLEVRLTEAQNVIKSAELEKTEKENAAMKALTEQELIMEKVLQESKILNQQAENNAKLREFLVDRGRAVDTLQGEISVICHDVRMLKETLDEHIPFSKSLSSSQTSCILASSASSSKSSTPEQMEGADPLDKKGTTSESTSQDEAAGNDHKALSDDEWEMFDPDMLS, encoded by the exons ATGGGATTCAATAAAGTTTACAAGTCATTGCAGGAAATTTTCCCACAG ATTGATGCTCGAGCTCTTAGAGCTGTAGCTATTGAGCATAGCAAGGATGCTGATGCAGCTGTTGAAGCTGTGCTTGTGGAGATTATACCTTTCTTTTCTGAACGGTCTAGACCAAGTACCCCTTCGACTGGGAGCATTGCTGTTGGAGAACCATCAGGAG GTGCTATTGCCACAGTTCAAACTGCGGATTGCACATCTATGAATGGTGCAGCAGGCTCAACTAATGCCCAAAACGGTTATATTGCGAATGTTGGGTATCAACAGTCCTTTAGAGATGTTAATGatggccatatggaaaacttaTCTGATACAAATGTTGGACATCGTGAAGGAGAGGGCGTTCTGGCTGAATTGACATTGTCTGGAAGCATACATGATAACAACATTCAATTGAAGACTGATATTTTCTCTCATGATGAAGTTGTTCATTTGACTAATAAGGATGGGGCAAATGCTCTTCAAATCGAAGCGTCAGTAGAACCCAAAACAGATAACACAACTTCAGATAGCAGCATCAAACTTGCATCTGATGATGCATGTCATACAGTGGGAACCTCGCAAGGAAAGGATGCGGGAAGCATTCAAGATGTGAATATCTTAGGAGATGGGTCAAACTCGAGGTGCTTGGAGACTGAGTTCGATAAACCTACCAATAACGAATGTGATCAGGGAAAGCCTTATGGAGATGACAAGATTTGTGCGATTGGACCTGTTTCATTTATTGTTCATGATCTAACAGTAAGCCTTCCAGAAAAGCCTGGAAATAATTCTGAGGTATTAGATGTGAAGTTGCCTTGTAATAGTGATACCAAGATGGAATCTGCTAGCAACATTGTAGACTCTGATTATGAGTCTACCTTGAATGGCTCCATGTCTCAATCTAGCCAAATCCATATGATTGATGCTCTTGCAAATATTATAGCTGATGCAAGAAATAATAAG AAAATGTTGTTCTCAGCAATGGACTCTGCTATAAGTTTGATGAGGGAAGTTGAGCTTAAAGAGAAAGCTGCAGAACAAGCCAAAGTGGAAGCTGCTATGGGCAGAACAGATATACTGATTAAATCTGAAGAGCTCAAACAAATGGTGAAACTGGCAGAGGAAACAAATTCAATG CATGCTGGGGAAGTGTATGGCGAGAAGGCCATCCTAGCAACTGAGTTGAGAGAGCTTCAGTCTCGGGCACTCTCATTGTCAGTTGAAAGAGACAAATATCTTGCTGTTCTTGATGAG ATGCAACAAACCTTGGAGGTGCGATTAACTGAGGCTCAGAATGTAATAAAATCTGCCGAGCTAGAAAAAACAGAAAAGGAAAATGCTGCAATGAAAGCCCTTACTGAGCAAGAATTGATTATGGAGAAAGTGTTGCAAGAGTCAAAGATCCTAAACCAACAGGCAGAAAATAATGCCAAG TTGCGGGAATTTCTTGTGGACCGTGGCCGTGCCGTAGATACGTTGCA AGGAGAAATATCTGTTATATGTCATGATGTTCGGATGCTAAAGGAAACGTTGGATGAGCATATTCCATTTAGCAAGTCGCTCTCATCGAGCCAGACGAGTTGCATCTTAGCTTCGTCTGCTTCATCTTCAAAAAGTTCGACTCCGGAGCAGATGGAAGGAGCTGATCCACTGGACAAGAAAGGTACGACTTCTGAAAGCACATCTCAAGATGAAGCTGCTGGGAATGATCACAAGGCACTTTCAGACGACGAGTGGGAAATGTTTGATCCTGATATGCTTTCTTGA
- the LOC130999032 gene encoding probable calcium-binding protein CML36 translates to MKLAKIVPAKLFRSKKSRSVSRSEAEPSSFSSHTTSSSSSSEDGGLKRPAGLSTPTSVLPSTSAGMSTEEWTEISAAVYFELKQAFEMIDRDGDGKITKEELESLLSRLGAEPPSKEELRQMLSEVDRDGDGCITLEEFHAIGSAFAPSTDSSELRHTFDFFDSDRDGRITAEELFSVFKTIGDARCTLEDCRRMIRGVDRNGDG, encoded by the coding sequence ATGAAGCTCGCCAAGATTGTTCCCGCCAAGCTCTTCAGATCGAAGAAATCGCGCTCGGTTTCCAGATCCGAGGCCGAGCCGTCGTCCTTCAGCTCCCATACGacgtcctcctcctcctcctctgaGGACGGCGGCCTCAAGAGACCGGCCGGCCTTTCTACGCCGACCAGCGTCCTCCCATCGACCTCCGCCGGCATGTCGACGGAGGAGTGGACAGAGATATCCGCCGCCGTCTACTTCGAGCTGAAGCAGGCGTTCGAGATGATCGACCGCGATGGCGACGGGAAGATCACCAAGGAGGAGCTCGAGTCGCTCCTGAGCCGGCTCGGCGCCGAACCTCCGAGCAAGGAGGAGCTGCGGCAGATGCTCAGCGAAGTCGACCGCGACGGAGACGGCTGCATCACGCTGGAGGAGTTCCACGCGATCGGATCGGCTTTCGCGCCGTCGACCGACAGCTCGGAGCTGAGGCACACGTTCGATTTCTTTGACTCCGACCGCGACGGGAGGATCACGGCGGAGGAGCTCTTCAGCGTATTCAAGACGATCGGCGACGCGCGGTGCACGTTAGAGGACTGCCGGCGCATGATAAGAGGCGTAGATAGAAACGGGGACGGATAA